GGAGACCTTGGACCACGCGGAGGGGCGGGCCAGAGCTCCCGCCATGACGTCCGAACTTGCCGAACTGGCCAAGGAACTTGAGGCCAGCAGCCGCAGCCTCGCCGAGTCACGGGAACGTGAAGCCGCCATTGAGACTGCCCGGCGGGAATTGGTGTCGTGGATATCGCATGATCTCCGGACCCCGTTGGCCAGCATGCGTGCCATGACCGAGGCCCTTGAAGACGGTATGGCGTCCGATGTGCCGGGCTATTACCGGAAGATCATCGGACAGACGGAGCAGATGACCGCCATGGTCAATGACCTCCTGGAGTTGTCCAAGATCCAGGCCGGCACTCTCCGTCTCCGTGCTGAACCCCTGGACCTTTACGACCTTGTCAGCGATGCGTTGTCCGACCTCGCACCTTTGGCCGCTCAACGCGGCATCACGCTCGACGGCGGCGGGGACCGTGAGTGCATGGCCGTCGCCGATGGACCCAGCCTCGCCCGGGCCGTGCGGAACATCCTGCTCAACGCCATTATCTACAGCCGGCCGGACACTGTGGTCCACGTCAGCGTCGGGCGGGACGGCATGGGGCAGAACGGCGGAAATGCAGTGGTCGCAGTGCAGGACCAGTGCGGG
Above is a genomic segment from Arthrobacter sp. YN containing:
- a CDS encoding sensor histidine kinase codes for the protein MEGSELWTILAWVLFWAVLIGATTLFSLRLLRRASVLAQICLVVVATVAVLVAGMVSAFNAMFISARDLEVMWYILAVASAVAVALSLMLGAGVSRNAARLVVAARRLGRGETLDHAEGRARAPAMTSELAELAKELEASSRSLAESREREAAIETARRELVSWISHDLRTPLASMRAMTEALEDGMASDVPGYYRKIIGQTEQMTAMVNDLLELSKIQAGTLRLRAEPLDLYDLVSDALSDLAPLAAQRGITLDGGGDRECMAVADGPSLARAVRNILLNAIIYSRPDTVVHVSVGRDGMGQNGGNAVVAVQDQCGGIRSEDLPHLFETGWQKDRARGTTEGLQGSYSGAGIGLSMVAGIVKAHGGSVTVDNVDGGCRFALSLPAEAPQPSSFPATSGTSADERAGGAS